In one window of Janthinobacterium sp. 1_2014MBL_MicDiv DNA:
- a CDS encoding heparinase II/III family protein, whose amino-acid sequence MNGVALKYWHTLRYLKPIQFYGRIWFKYRPVSADLRPAPPLRSLSGTWVLPAARASSLSGEAVFCFLNETHDLDTLQGWDDAAVGKLWRYNLHYFDTLHSGDAATRAAQHHRLLVRWMRENPPGQGSGWEPYPTSLRVINWIKWALNGTPLSQAELDSLATQVRWLSKRLEIHLLGNHLFANAKALIFAGLFFSGPEAAQWLATGMRILASEIPEQILPDGGQFERSTMYHALALEDILDLDNVTQAFGAALDARARALAGGWRALAGPMHVWLLAMSHPDRQISFFNDAAFDIAVPTPELEKYASRLGHACISTLPDGVHHLADSGYLRIQQDKAVALLDIGPIGPDYLPGHAHADTLSFELSLFGQRVFVNSGTSEYGLEAERLRQRGTSAHNTVCVDRQDSSEVWSGFRVARRARPTALQIKPGQDTTSVSCAHDGYHRLPGKNLHTRSWRISPGSLELSDTVSGTFGQAEAYFHLHPDVRVMDGNSQQQCQLQLPEGQLVDFGLTGGTLKIVESTWHPRFGQSRPTSCLVLRLTGATLTSAIRWHPATET is encoded by the coding sequence ATGAACGGCGTGGCGCTCAAGTACTGGCACACCTTACGATACCTGAAACCCATTCAGTTCTATGGCCGGATCTGGTTCAAGTACAGGCCAGTCAGTGCCGACCTGCGTCCGGCACCACCACTGCGCTCACTGTCAGGCACATGGGTGCTGCCGGCGGCGCGCGCCTCCAGCCTGTCGGGGGAAGCGGTCTTTTGCTTCCTGAATGAAACACATGACCTGGATACGCTGCAGGGCTGGGACGATGCCGCGGTGGGCAAGCTGTGGCGCTACAACCTGCACTATTTCGACACGCTGCACAGCGGTGATGCAGCCACGCGCGCGGCGCAACATCACCGCTTGCTGGTGCGCTGGATGCGCGAAAATCCGCCTGGGCAGGGTAGTGGCTGGGAGCCTTACCCTACCTCGCTGCGGGTCATCAACTGGATCAAATGGGCATTGAACGGCACGCCTCTGTCGCAAGCCGAGCTTGACAGCCTGGCGACCCAGGTGCGCTGGTTATCGAAGCGCCTGGAGATCCACCTATTAGGCAACCACCTGTTTGCAAACGCAAAGGCATTGATTTTTGCCGGGCTCTTTTTTTCGGGACCCGAGGCAGCGCAATGGCTGGCAACGGGAATGCGCATACTTGCCAGCGAAATTCCCGAGCAGATCCTGCCCGATGGGGGCCAGTTCGAACGCAGTACGATGTACCATGCGCTCGCGCTCGAAGACATCCTCGACCTGGACAATGTGACGCAGGCGTTCGGCGCGGCTCTCGACGCACGTGCACGCGCGCTGGCTGGTGGCTGGCGCGCCCTGGCTGGTCCCATGCACGTCTGGCTGCTGGCAATGAGCCATCCTGACCGGCAGATCAGCTTCTTCAATGACGCCGCCTTCGATATTGCCGTGCCGACCCCGGAACTGGAAAAGTACGCGTCACGGCTTGGCCACGCCTGTATTTCTACCCTACCCGACGGCGTACATCACCTGGCCGACAGCGGCTACCTGCGCATCCAGCAAGACAAGGCAGTCGCCTTGCTCGATATAGGGCCAATTGGACCGGATTACCTGCCCGGCCATGCCCACGCCGATACCCTGTCATTCGAACTGTCCTTATTTGGGCAGCGCGTCTTCGTCAATTCCGGCACGTCGGAATATGGCCTTGAGGCTGAGCGCCTGCGCCAGCGCGGCACCAGCGCCCACAACACGGTCTGCGTCGACCGGCAGGATTCGTCCGAAGTGTGGAGCGGCTTTCGCGTGGCGCGCCGTGCCCGCCCCACAGCCTTGCAGATCAAGCCAGGCCAGGACACGACCTCGGTCTCTTGCGCGCATGACGGCTATCATCGTCTTCCCGGAAAAAACCTGCATACCCGCAGCTGGCGCATCTCGCCTGGTTCGCTCGAACTGAGCGACACGGTAAGCGGCACCTTCGGCCAGGCGGAAGCATACTTCCACTTGCATCCCGATGTCCGCGTCATGGATGGGAACTCGCAGCAGCAATGCCAGTTGCAGTTACCGGAAGGCCAACTGGTCGACTTTGGACTCACGGGAGGGACGCTCAAGATCGTGGAAAGCACCTGGCACCCGCGTTTCGGACAATCCAGGCCGACAAGCTGCCTGGTGTTGCGATTAACTGGAGCAACACTGACAAGCGCAATCCGCTGGCACCCTGCGACAGAAACGTAG
- a CDS encoding acyltransferase family protein yields MNTPPRHHNNFNLIRLLAAMQVMIVHALNHFGISGYAVEVLKVFPGVPTFFFLSGYLICSSYQRTTGKGLLAFFKNRVLRIYPALWVCILLSTATVFILGYLPTPGLNLSSFFMWLVGQMTILQFYNPEFMRGFGVGVLNGALWTVSIELQFYLLMPVIYYLAQRAKAFLILVFLLSLALNVYFRQHLDWNVMYMKLLYVSFAPWLYIFLLGCFIALNEEWIARIKRLEYKYLLPAYLLAMNFIGTYERNAENSINPVAVLLLIALLLKFGTAQLALPAKITAVIRNTDFSYGLYLYHMPIINVLLFTGAFSAGVNVFATVVFSIVAAMFSWYVVERPALKHKY; encoded by the coding sequence ATGAATACGCCGCCACGTCATCACAATAATTTCAATCTGATCCGCTTGCTTGCCGCAATGCAGGTCATGATCGTGCACGCGTTGAATCATTTCGGTATCAGCGGGTATGCCGTCGAGGTTCTGAAGGTATTCCCCGGCGTCCCGACATTCTTCTTCCTCAGCGGCTATCTGATTTGTTCCTCCTATCAGCGCACGACAGGAAAAGGACTGCTGGCGTTCTTCAAGAACCGCGTGCTGCGCATCTACCCCGCACTATGGGTGTGCATCCTGCTTTCGACCGCTACCGTGTTTATTCTTGGCTACCTGCCTACCCCGGGGCTGAACCTGTCATCGTTCTTCATGTGGCTGGTCGGCCAGATGACGATACTGCAGTTTTACAATCCTGAATTCATGCGCGGCTTCGGAGTCGGAGTCCTGAATGGCGCTCTGTGGACCGTTTCCATTGAATTGCAGTTTTACCTGCTGATGCCCGTGATCTACTATCTCGCCCAGCGCGCCAAGGCCTTCCTGATACTGGTATTCCTGCTATCGCTGGCGCTCAACGTTTACTTCCGGCAACATCTGGACTGGAACGTCATGTACATGAAATTGCTGTACGTGTCATTCGCCCCTTGGCTATATATCTTCCTGCTTGGCTGCTTTATCGCACTCAACGAGGAGTGGATTGCCAGGATCAAACGCCTTGAGTACAAGTATCTGCTTCCCGCCTACTTGCTGGCGATGAACTTCATCGGCACTTATGAACGGAATGCCGAAAACAGCATCAATCCGGTTGCCGTCCTGCTGCTCATCGCGCTGCTACTCAAGTTTGGCACGGCACAACTGGCACTGCCTGCTAAAATAACTGCCGTCATCCGCAACACGGACTTTTCCTACGGGCTCTATCTCTACCACATGCCGATCATTAATGTGCTGTTGTTTACCGGGGCGTTTTCCGCTGGTGTCAACGTCTTCGCCACGGTCGTCTTCAGTATCGTGGCCGCGATGTTTTCCTGGTATGTCGTCGAGCGCCCCGCTTTGAAACACAAGTACTAA
- a CDS encoding N-acetyl sugar amidotransferase, translating to MSSAATLNYQICTNCVMDTSDSKITFDANGVCDHCTTFKEKIAPNWHTDARGQQELDKLAAAIKVAGKGKDFDCIIGMSGGIDSSYLTYIAKEKLGLRPLVFHVDAGWNSQEAVNNIERIVDCLKLDLYTEVIDWQEMRDLQLAFFKSGVSHIDTPQDYAFFATMYKFAEKHGIKYILTGANLSTECIRNPIEWMYYQSDSIQLHDIHRRFGKKALKNFPTTSILRHKIYLPYIKGIKIVRPLNFGPYIKEEAVELLKQKFDWQPYPQKHFESRFTRFYEGYWLPKKFGYDTRRVQYASLIVTNQMTRAQALENLKQPALSEDVARQEFEYVATKLGITVAELQSYMDAPNKSYKDYKSQESFYLFGAKVMKFLGLELGGKR from the coding sequence ATGTCGTCCGCTGCCACGTTAAATTATCAAATTTGCACCAATTGCGTGATGGACACGTCCGACTCAAAGATTACCTTTGACGCGAACGGTGTCTGTGACCACTGTACCACTTTCAAGGAAAAAATCGCCCCGAACTGGCACACCGATGCCCGTGGTCAGCAAGAACTGGACAAGCTCGCCGCCGCCATCAAGGTTGCCGGCAAAGGCAAGGATTTCGATTGCATCATTGGCATGAGCGGTGGTATCGACAGTTCCTACCTGACATATATCGCGAAAGAGAAGCTGGGCCTGCGTCCACTGGTATTTCACGTCGATGCAGGTTGGAACTCGCAAGAAGCTGTCAATAATATCGAACGCATTGTCGACTGCCTGAAACTCGACCTGTACACCGAAGTAATCGACTGGCAAGAAATGCGCGATCTGCAGCTCGCCTTCTTCAAATCGGGCGTTTCGCACATTGATACCCCGCAGGACTACGCCTTCTTCGCGACCATGTACAAGTTCGCCGAAAAACATGGCATCAAGTACATTCTGACCGGGGCCAACCTGTCGACCGAGTGCATCCGCAATCCCATCGAATGGATGTATTACCAATCCGATTCCATCCAGCTGCACGATATTCACCGCCGCTTCGGCAAGAAAGCGCTGAAAAATTTCCCCACAACTTCCATTTTGCGCCACAAGATTTACCTGCCTTACATCAAAGGGATCAAAATCGTTCGTCCGCTCAACTTCGGTCCGTATATCAAGGAAGAGGCTGTCGAATTGCTCAAGCAGAAATTCGACTGGCAACCGTACCCCCAAAAGCATTTCGAATCGCGCTTCACGCGCTTCTATGAGGGCTATTGGCTGCCAAAGAAATTCGGCTACGATACCCGCCGCGTTCAGTATGCAAGCCTGATCGTGACCAATCAGATGACCCGCGCCCAGGCGCTGGAAAACCTGAAACAGCCCGCCTTGAGCGAGGACGTGGCGCGCCAGGAATTCGAATACGTGGCCACCAAGCTGGGGATTACCGTTGCCGAACTGCAAAGCTACATGGATGCCCCCAATAAAAGCTATAAAGACTATAAGTCACAGGAAAGTTTTTACCTGTTTGGCGCCAAGGTCATGAAATTCCTTGGCCTGGAGCTGGGCGGCAAGCGATGA
- a CDS encoding sugar transferase has translation MKKFFDFTLSLIALIVLLPPIILVAVLVKVTSPGPVLYWSDRVGRHNRIFRMPKFRTMRTGTPAVATHLLADPKQFLTPAGPFLRKSSLDELPQLWSILCGDMSFVGPRPALFNQQDLIELRTQHGVSTILPGLTGLAQVSGRDELAIPDKVKLDAEYMQRQSLFFDIKIILLTFLKVVRRDGVTH, from the coding sequence ATGAAAAAGTTCTTCGATTTCACTCTGTCCCTGATCGCGCTCATCGTACTGCTGCCACCGATTATCCTGGTCGCGGTACTGGTCAAAGTGACGTCACCGGGGCCGGTGCTGTACTGGTCCGACCGGGTCGGACGGCATAATCGCATCTTCCGTATGCCCAAATTCCGTACAATGCGCACAGGTACCCCGGCCGTGGCGACGCATTTGCTAGCCGACCCAAAACAGTTCCTGACCCCGGCAGGTCCATTCCTGCGCAAATCGAGTCTCGACGAATTGCCTCAATTGTGGAGCATTCTCTGCGGCGACATGAGTTTCGTGGGGCCCCGCCCAGCCCTGTTTAACCAGCAAGACCTCATTGAACTACGCACACAGCATGGCGTCAGCACCATCCTGCCAGGCTTGACAGGCTTGGCCCAGGTCAGTGGACGTGATGAATTGGCAATACCGGACAAAGTAAAGCTTGACGCCGAATATATGCAGCGGCAGTCTCTTTTCTTCGACATAAAGATTATTCTCCTGACCTTCCTGAAGGTCGTGCGCAGAGACGGCGTAACGCACTAA
- a CDS encoding UDP-glucose 4-epimerase family protein produces MQKILITGANGFVGAALCAELARRQLPFSAAARTKLTPSTFPIGDLSATTKWAEALESCSVVIHLAARVHVMQESATDALAAYREINVAATMNLARQAAQQGVKRFVFVSSVKVNGESTGAKPFTASDTAAPQDPYGQSKHEAECALREFSRQSGMEVVIVRPPLVYGPGVRANFHRLMRLAKTGLPLPLGAVHNRRSMVALDNLVDLLILCSSHPRAAGETFLVSDDCDVSIGQLLKMLSTAMGKRSWLLPVPVSCLTFAATLLGQSMQARRLLESLQVDISHTKQTLGWLPAVSLPEAVHKTASAFLSLH; encoded by the coding sequence ATGCAAAAAATACTGATTACTGGCGCCAATGGTTTTGTCGGTGCCGCGCTGTGCGCAGAACTGGCGCGGCGCCAACTCCCGTTTTCCGCGGCCGCGCGGACAAAACTGACACCATCCACATTCCCAATCGGTGATTTGAGCGCGACAACGAAATGGGCGGAAGCACTGGAATCTTGTTCCGTTGTCATTCATTTGGCAGCCCGGGTGCACGTCATGCAGGAAAGCGCCACGGATGCATTAGCTGCTTACCGGGAAATCAATGTTGCAGCAACAATGAACCTCGCGCGACAGGCCGCGCAACAGGGCGTCAAGCGATTTGTCTTCGTCAGCAGCGTAAAAGTGAACGGTGAGTCAACCGGGGCAAAGCCCTTCACTGCGTCAGACACCGCCGCGCCGCAAGACCCTTATGGCCAGTCCAAGCATGAAGCCGAATGTGCGCTGAGAGAATTTTCCCGACAAAGTGGCATGGAAGTCGTCATCGTCAGGCCGCCGCTGGTGTACGGGCCTGGCGTACGCGCCAATTTTCATCGCCTGATGCGGCTGGCCAAGACCGGTTTGCCGCTGCCATTGGGAGCCGTACATAACCGCCGCAGCATGGTGGCCCTGGACAATCTCGTTGACCTGCTCATACTCTGCAGTTCCCACCCCAGGGCGGCGGGTGAGACCTTCCTGGTTTCGGATGACTGCGATGTCAGCATCGGACAATTGCTCAAGATGCTATCGACGGCGATGGGCAAGCGCTCCTGGCTGCTTCCTGTGCCGGTGTCATGCCTGACATTCGCCGCCACATTGCTGGGCCAATCGATGCAGGCACGCCGCTTGCTGGAATCACTGCAGGTGGACATTTCACACACCAAGCAAACCCTGGGCTGGTTGCCGGCGGTGAGTCTGCCTGAAGCGGTGCACAAGACTGCCTCCGCTTTTCTATCCCTCCATTAA
- the hisH gene encoding imidazole glycerol phosphate synthase subunit HisH, protein MITIVDYGLGNVLAVANIYKRLGIPVTIATNAAELRGAKKIVLPGVGAFDWAMTRLQESGMRECLDQLVQGEYSHVIGICVGMQMLATRSDEGSLPGLGWIDADVKRFDDTHMVHQTHLPHMGWNDVVPQRPHSLFKNLETDARFYFLHSYYFSPHKQEDVLAVADYNGPFTCSVNSGNVFGVQFHPEKSHQWGIQLLQNFAEL, encoded by the coding sequence ATGATCACCATCGTCGACTATGGCCTGGGTAACGTACTGGCCGTCGCCAACATCTACAAACGTCTCGGCATTCCGGTTACCATTGCCACCAACGCAGCCGAGCTGCGCGGTGCGAAAAAAATCGTCCTGCCCGGCGTGGGCGCCTTCGATTGGGCGATGACGCGCCTGCAGGAATCGGGCATGCGCGAGTGCCTGGACCAACTGGTGCAGGGCGAATACAGCCATGTCATCGGCATCTGCGTCGGCATGCAGATGCTGGCCACGCGCAGCGACGAGGGCAGCTTGCCCGGCCTCGGCTGGATTGATGCCGATGTCAAGCGCTTCGACGACACGCACATGGTGCACCAGACCCATTTGCCGCACATGGGCTGGAATGACGTCGTGCCGCAGCGCCCCCACAGCCTGTTCAAGAACCTCGAAACGGACGCACGCTTCTATTTCTTGCATTCGTATTATTTCTCCCCACACAAGCAAGAAGACGTGCTGGCGGTGGCCGACTATAACGGCCCCTTCACGTGCAGCGTCAACTCCGGCAACGTCTTTGGCGTGCAATTCCACCCCGAAAAGAGTCACCAATGGGGCATCCAGTTGTTACAGAATTTTGCGGAGCTGTAA
- a CDS encoding bi-domain-containing oxidoreductase — protein MKQILQSLKTGATTVAEVPCPAVGKGAVLIRSSRTLVSVGTERMLVEFGKAGWIEKARQQPDKVRMVLDKIKTDGLAPTLEAVFNKLDQPLPLGYCNVGTVMQTGQGVTSISLGDRVVSNGKHAAVVSVPMNLCATIPPGVSDEQAAFTVLASIGLQGIRLTQPTLGEAVVVTGLGLIGLMTVQLLRAHGCRVLGIDYDPAKLQLAKQYGAEVVDLSAGEDPLAAANTFSRGRGVDAVLITASTTSNEPVHQAALMSRKRGRIVLVGVAGLELSRADFYEKELSFQVSCSYGPGRYDPNYEEKGQDYPVGLVRWTEQRNFEAVLDMLADGRLNVDALISHRFTIDQAESAYALLSGTAPALGILLEYPSDEAVPDTVLRQRTVELADGGARGAGLAFIGSGNYATAVLIPAFKSAAATLKTVVSNNGVSGVHAGRKFGFHATTTDTDSVFVDPQVHGVVISTRHDSHAKLVCQALAAGKHVFVEKPLALHAEELEQIDVAYRATALAGHPAMIMVGFNRRFAPHVQKIKSLLNSMHEPKTFVMTVNAGAIPAQHWTQDNEVGGGRIVGEGCHFIDLLRFLTGSPITEYRVHKMQAATADTVAIQLGFADGSIGTIHYLANGSKAFPKERLEIFASGRVLQLDNFRKLTAFGWPGFSKMNLWRQDKGQKQCAAAFVSAMQDSGKSPIPYDEVMEVSRVTIALAAAAQC, from the coding sequence GTGAAACAAATTTTGCAAAGCCTGAAAACAGGCGCAACTACCGTGGCCGAGGTACCCTGCCCTGCTGTGGGCAAAGGCGCAGTCTTGATACGCTCATCGCGCACGCTGGTATCGGTCGGCACAGAACGCATGCTGGTCGAATTCGGCAAGGCGGGCTGGATCGAGAAGGCCCGCCAGCAGCCCGACAAGGTGCGCATGGTACTTGACAAGATCAAAACGGACGGCCTGGCACCGACCCTCGAAGCCGTATTCAACAAGCTCGATCAGCCGTTGCCGCTGGGTTATTGCAATGTCGGCACCGTGATGCAAACCGGACAGGGCGTCACAAGCATCTCGCTGGGCGACCGGGTCGTCTCGAACGGCAAGCACGCAGCTGTCGTCAGCGTACCGATGAATCTGTGCGCGACGATTCCGCCAGGCGTTTCCGACGAACAGGCCGCATTCACCGTGCTCGCGTCGATCGGCCTGCAAGGTATCCGCCTCACACAACCAACTCTCGGTGAGGCGGTCGTAGTGACAGGCCTGGGTTTGATCGGTCTGATGACAGTGCAGTTGCTGCGCGCACATGGCTGCCGCGTACTGGGCATAGATTACGATCCCGCCAAGCTGCAGTTAGCCAAACAATATGGTGCCGAGGTCGTCGATCTGAGCGCCGGCGAGGACCCCCTGGCCGCGGCCAATACGTTTTCGCGCGGACGCGGCGTCGACGCCGTACTCATTACTGCCTCGACGACCAGCAACGAACCGGTACATCAAGCGGCACTGATGTCGCGCAAGCGCGGACGCATCGTGCTGGTCGGTGTCGCGGGACTGGAACTGTCGCGCGCCGATTTCTACGAAAAGGAACTCAGTTTCCAGGTCTCCTGCTCCTATGGGCCGGGGCGCTATGACCCGAACTACGAGGAAAAGGGCCAGGACTATCCGGTAGGCCTGGTACGCTGGACAGAACAACGCAATTTCGAGGCCGTGCTCGACATGCTGGCCGATGGCAGGCTCAACGTTGACGCGCTGATCTCGCATCGCTTCACGATCGACCAGGCGGAAAGTGCATATGCCCTGTTGTCAGGCACGGCTCCGGCGCTCGGCATCTTGCTCGAATATCCATCCGACGAGGCCGTTCCCGACACGGTACTGCGCCAGCGTACGGTCGAACTGGCAGACGGAGGGGCTCGCGGGGCAGGCCTGGCCTTCATCGGATCGGGCAACTATGCTACCGCGGTCCTGATTCCCGCCTTCAAGAGCGCTGCGGCAACGCTGAAGACGGTCGTGTCGAACAATGGCGTCTCGGGTGTCCACGCGGGGCGAAAATTCGGCTTCCATGCCACCACGACCGATACCGATTCTGTCTTCGTCGATCCGCAGGTGCACGGCGTCGTCATCAGTACCCGCCATGATAGCCATGCCAAGCTCGTTTGCCAGGCACTCGCTGCCGGCAAGCATGTATTTGTGGAAAAACCCCTGGCCTTGCACGCGGAAGAACTGGAGCAGATCGATGTGGCCTATCGCGCCACGGCCCTGGCCGGCCATCCTGCCATGATCATGGTCGGTTTCAACCGCCGTTTCGCGCCACATGTTCAAAAGATCAAATCCTTGCTGAACAGCATGCACGAGCCGAAGACGTTCGTCATGACCGTCAATGCAGGCGCCATTCCGGCACAGCATTGGACCCAGGACAACGAGGTGGGCGGAGGCCGTATCGTTGGCGAAGGATGCCATTTCATCGATCTGCTACGTTTTCTGACCGGGTCACCGATTACCGAATACCGTGTACACAAGATGCAGGCAGCCACCGCTGACACGGTCGCCATACAGCTCGGTTTCGCGGACGGTTCGATCGGTACCATTCACTACCTGGCCAATGGCAGCAAGGCCTTCCCGAAAGAACGGCTCGAGATTTTCGCCAGCGGCCGAGTATTGCAGTTGGATAACTTCCGCAAACTGACGGCATTCGGATGGCCTGGTTTTTCCAAAATGAACCTTTGGCGACAGGACAAGGGACAAAAGCAGTGCGCGGCGGCGTTCGTCTCGGCAATGCAAGACAGCGGCAAATCCCCCATTCCCTACGACGAAGTCATGGAAGTGAGCCGGGTGACAATCGCGCTTGCCGCCGCTGCGCAATGCTGA
- a CDS encoding AglZ/HisF2 family acetamidino modification protein, producing MLRPRIIPCLLIQNGGLVKTVNFGSPKYVGDPLNAVRIFNEKEVDELIVIDIDATVHKREPDYALIKSLAAECRMPLCYGGGVKTVEQIQTIIGLGVEKVALSSAALTDPELVSRAAEKVGSQSVVVVLDVKKSGLFRKYEVFTHNGSRGSGLGPAELAKKMQALGAGEIVINSIERDGQMKGYDVDLIDTVRAAITLPMTALGGAGSLQDVSELIRRFDIIGAAAGSLFVFKGTYRAVLINYPNRQDKDALVLKAGQRNDSAI from the coding sequence ATGTTACGACCACGAATTATTCCCTGCCTGCTGATCCAGAATGGCGGGTTGGTCAAGACCGTCAACTTCGGCAGCCCAAAGTATGTCGGCGACCCGCTTAACGCCGTGCGCATTTTCAACGAGAAGGAAGTTGACGAGCTGATCGTCATCGATATCGATGCCACCGTGCACAAGCGCGAACCCGACTATGCACTGATCAAGTCGCTGGCGGCGGAATGCCGCATGCCCCTGTGCTATGGCGGCGGCGTCAAGACGGTCGAGCAGATACAGACGATCATCGGTCTTGGCGTCGAGAAGGTCGCATTGAGCTCGGCAGCGTTGACCGACCCGGAGCTCGTTTCCCGTGCCGCCGAGAAGGTTGGCAGCCAGAGCGTTGTAGTCGTGCTGGACGTCAAGAAGAGCGGCCTATTCCGCAAATACGAGGTATTCACCCACAATGGCAGCCGAGGCAGCGGCCTCGGCCCGGCCGAACTGGCAAAGAAAATGCAGGCACTTGGCGCCGGCGAAATCGTCATCAACTCGATCGAGCGCGATGGCCAGATGAAGGGCTACGATGTCGACCTGATCGACACCGTGCGGGCCGCGATCACGCTGCCCATGACCGCCCTGGGCGGCGCGGGCAGCCTGCAGGACGTGAGCGAGCTGATTCGCCGCTTCGATATTATCGGCGCCGCCGCCGGCAGCCTGTTTGTTTTCAAGGGTACGTATCGCGCCGTCCTGATCAACTATCCCAACCGTCAAGACAAGGACGCGCTGGTCCTGAAAGCGGGCCAACGGAACGATAGCGCTATTTAA
- a CDS encoding lipopolysaccharide biosynthesis protein: MSDPRTGSQAPLKERARTALLRLPALNSRAVFAIAYAGSAGVQKGLGLLLFLWLAHSLPVDAYAQFGLFYALQTGITAFAIAGIIESVVGMLKDRPSGEARTSLFSAANTVFVLLAVLSTALTVLGYRLIVSSTPASWTELLLVAATGIITAFFTLQALLTRLEEKHLASLCLNSLPALAGLLAGFLAFAAMRTVPAFFAGTALGLLLSLLALAWKKVPSYGFARRSGDVRLILARIAPFILIVLLGWLSGYGNTYLVQYFFNPNDVARFTFAYSISSIMQLVATSLNQVWSPRFFQLVHELTISEVEARNQHFYRLQGLALGLFGGAVLVILPLLMQAVGPSLRPYQHLELEMFFLFAAYAVSIPWWHIQNYYLVHGKGHQLMNITLATSVAGLIAWAGLMATLGVLGVYAGFFAMMLLRSIGVFLHARQLWQVRLLWQGPALATLMLGCCTLIASQLGHAP; encoded by the coding sequence ATGAGTGACCCACGCACTGGTTCGCAAGCCCCATTGAAGGAGCGTGCACGCACTGCACTCCTTCGCCTGCCCGCCCTCAATTCGCGCGCTGTCTTTGCCATCGCCTACGCCGGCAGTGCTGGCGTGCAAAAAGGGCTGGGATTGCTTCTATTCCTGTGGCTGGCCCACTCGCTGCCGGTAGACGCCTACGCACAATTTGGCCTGTTTTATGCGCTGCAAACGGGTATTACGGCATTCGCCATCGCAGGGATCATCGAGTCCGTCGTCGGTATGCTGAAGGACCGCCCCAGCGGGGAAGCACGAACCAGCCTGTTCAGCGCCGCCAACACGGTATTCGTGCTACTGGCGGTACTCTCGACCGCATTGACCGTGCTCGGCTACCGCCTCATCGTATCCAGCACGCCAGCGTCATGGACGGAACTGCTGCTGGTCGCCGCAACGGGCATCATCACCGCATTTTTTACCCTGCAAGCCTTGCTCACGCGCCTAGAAGAAAAACATCTGGCATCCCTGTGCCTGAATTCGCTACCGGCACTGGCCGGCCTGCTGGCCGGTTTTCTCGCTTTCGCGGCAATGCGCACAGTACCCGCTTTTTTTGCAGGTACCGCGCTGGGACTGCTATTGTCGCTGCTTGCGCTGGCGTGGAAAAAAGTACCATCCTATGGTTTTGCACGCCGGAGCGGCGACGTCAGACTGATCCTGGCGCGCATCGCCCCCTTCATCCTGATTGTCCTGCTCGGATGGCTGAGCGGCTATGGCAATACCTACCTCGTACAATACTTTTTCAACCCCAATGACGTGGCCCGGTTCACCTTCGCCTACTCCATCTCGTCGATCATGCAATTGGTGGCAACCTCGCTCAATCAAGTCTGGAGTCCGCGCTTCTTCCAGTTGGTGCATGAATTGACGATTAGCGAAGTCGAAGCCAGGAACCAGCATTTTTACCGTTTGCAAGGTCTGGCGCTCGGCCTGTTCGGCGGTGCCGTGCTGGTCATTCTGCCGCTGCTGATGCAGGCCGTCGGGCCCTCCCTGCGCCCCTACCAGCATCTTGAACTGGAAATGTTTTTCCTCTTCGCCGCCTACGCCGTGTCGATCCCGTGGTGGCACATCCAGAACTATTATCTGGTGCACGGCAAGGGCCATCAACTGATGAATATAACATTGGCAACCAGCGTCGCTGGCCTGATCGCCTGGGCTGGACTGATGGCAACGCTCGGCGTGCTTGGCGTCTACGCCGGATTTTTCGCGATGATGCTGCTGCGCTCGATCGGCGTATTTCTCCATGCCCGCCAGTTATGGCAGGTTCGCCTGTTATGGCAAGGACCGGCGTTGGCGACATTGATGCTCGGCTGCTGTACGCTAATTGCCAGCCAGCTCGGCCACGCTCCTTGA